Proteins co-encoded in one Malus sylvestris chromosome 9, drMalSylv7.2, whole genome shotgun sequence genomic window:
- the LOC126583936 gene encoding uncharacterized protein LOC126583936 isoform X1, whose translation MMSNLIRTRRALTYTPSPTATPSLTTTPTTAATALAEMNHKLVNPIDPIGHPVPHTQASSTSSMALPVRARRTHRRPRTMNQMLLSRSTTDASGTRPSKKNTRGPCQQLKTGKVTWVTNGRIPIGYDKQHQAAPMAEQHSALAHDIGHVVRTFYPMRWKSWKAMSEETKNTVRNQLSISSIAFLMLFM comes from the exons ATG ATGTCAAACCTCATTAGAACTCGGAGGGCGTTGACTTATACACCTAGTCCGACGGCTACACCTAGTCTGACGACTACACCTACTACTGCTGCCACTGCTCTGGCAGAGATGAACCATAAGCTGGTCAATCCAATTGACCCAATTGGTCATCCAGTCCCACATACGCAGGCATCGTCTACTTCTTCAATGGCGTTGCCTGTTAGGGCCCGACGTACTCACAGGCGCCCCCGCACTATGAACCAGATGTTGCTATCGAGATCCACAACCGATGCCTCAGGTACACGGCCAT CAAAGAAAAACACCAGGGGACCTTGTCAGCAATTGAAGACGGGCAAGGTCACTTGGGTGACCAACGGTCGTATCCCAATCGGATACGATAAGCAACATCAGGCAGCACCAATGGCAGAGCAGCATAGTGCATTGGCCCATGACATTGGGCATGTCGTTCGGACCTTTTACCCTATGCGGTGGAAGTCTTGGAAGGCAATGTCGGAGGAGACGAAGAACACTGTGCGCAACCAATTGTCCATAAGTAGCATTGCCTTTTTAatgcttttcatgtaa
- the LOC126583936 gene encoding uncharacterized protein LOC126583936 isoform X2 has translation MMSNLIRTRRALTYTPSPTATPSLTTTPTTAATALAEMNHKLVNPIDPIGHPVPHTQASSTSSMALPVRARRTHRRPRTMNQMLLSRSTTDASAKKNTRGPCQQLKTGKVTWVTNGRIPIGYDKQHQAAPMAEQHSALAHDIGHVVRTFYPMRWKSWKAMSEETKNTVRNQLSISSIAFLMLFM, from the exons ATG ATGTCAAACCTCATTAGAACTCGGAGGGCGTTGACTTATACACCTAGTCCGACGGCTACACCTAGTCTGACGACTACACCTACTACTGCTGCCACTGCTCTGGCAGAGATGAACCATAAGCTGGTCAATCCAATTGACCCAATTGGTCATCCAGTCCCACATACGCAGGCATCGTCTACTTCTTCAATGGCGTTGCCTGTTAGGGCCCGACGTACTCACAGGCGCCCCCGCACTATGAACCAGATGTTGCTATCGAGATCCACAACCGATGCCTCAG CAAAGAAAAACACCAGGGGACCTTGTCAGCAATTGAAGACGGGCAAGGTCACTTGGGTGACCAACGGTCGTATCCCAATCGGATACGATAAGCAACATCAGGCAGCACCAATGGCAGAGCAGCATAGTGCATTGGCCCATGACATTGGGCATGTCGTTCGGACCTTTTACCCTATGCGGTGGAAGTCTTGGAAGGCAATGTCGGAGGAGACGAAGAACACTGTGCGCAACCAATTGTCCATAAGTAGCATTGCCTTTTTAatgcttttcatgtaa
- the LOC126583933 gene encoding uncharacterized protein LOC126583933: MAALKLLLSSARRHCLSNPHSRLHPPPFLSCHRSLSSESDPNPNQNPPQTPRRQPVPVEPVSYTLKPKEQSLPDPDATPQATSPPPPQSPGDSPNSSSQDTRATWTREEARFIRDVPSISPVSYPVKVAPLPEDRVAEESGGGEGGAEKDVDGVKDLEREKRRIEADGRMRRRLFRVPEEEVVVPFPALIKVEKKESKSILEVMDAIRQVKANAQCKFDETVEAHVQLGIDAKRNAVRGNMTLPHGSGKVVRVAFFAEGSDAEEARAAGADIVGGVELVEEIASSHKLNVDKCFATNEMIMRLAKIARILRERGLMPDRKLGTVTNDITGALQKVRQGHIEYRMDRTSIVHVGLGKVSFTEEYLQENIGAFMSSLLLAKPTGLKKSSKYAGYINSFHICSTMGSGFPVSIQSLSKAADHYNKVHLKA; this comes from the exons ATGGCCGCCCTGAAGCTCCTCCTCTCCTCCGCTCGCCGTCACTGCCTCTCAAACCCTCACTCCCGTCTCCACCCACCTCCATTTCTAAGTTGCCACAGATCCCTAAGCTCCGAATCCGACCCAAACCCGAATCAGAACCCTCCGCAGACTCCTAGACGCCAACCCGTGCCGGTCGAACCCGTTTCATACACTCTCAAACCCAAAGAGCAGTCCCTACCCGATCCAGATGCGACTCCCCAAGCAACATCACCGCCGCCTCCACAAAGCCCCGGTGACTCGCCCAACTCATCGAGTCAGGACACTCGCGCCACCTGGACCCGTGAAGAGGCGCGTTTCATCAGGGACGTTCCATCTATATCTCCGGTATCGTACCCGGTGAAAGTTGCTCCCTTACCGGAAGATAGGGTCGCGGAGGAGAGCGGAGGTGGCGAAGGCGGAGCTGAAAAGGATGTGGATGGCGTGAAGGActtggagagagagaagagaaggatcGAGGCCGATGGTCGGATGAGGAGGAGGCTTTTTAGGGTTCCTGAGGAGGAGGTGGTTGTTCCTTTTCCCGCGTTGATTAAGGTTGAGAAGAAGGAGAGCAAATCTATTCTCGAGGTCATGGACGCAATTCGCCAAGTCAAG GCTAATGCCCAGTGCAAATTTGATGAAACTGTTGAAGCTCATGTACAATTGGGTATTGATGCGAAGCGAAAT GCGGTTCGTGGTAACATGACTTTGCCGCATGGTAGTGGGAAG GTTGTCAGGGTTGCTTTCTTTGCTGAAGGCTCAGATGCAGAAGAAGCTAGAGCTGCAGGAGCAGATATTGTTGGCGGTGTTGAACTGGTTGAGGAAATTGCAA GCAGTCATAAGCTCAATGTTGACAAGTGTTTTGCTACAAATGAAATGATTATGCGCCTGGCAAAG ATTGCAAGAATTCTTAGAGAGCGTGGTTTGATGCCTGACCGTAAA CTAGGTACTGTCACCAATGACATTACTGGAGCACTGCAGAAGGTAAGACAAGGTCATATTGAGTATAGAATGGACAGAACATCAATTGTACATGTGGGTCTTGGAAAG gtGAGCTTCACAGAGGAGTATCTGCAAGAGAACATTGGTGCATTTATGAGTTCTCTTTTGCTGGCAAAGCCTACAGGTTTAAAAAAGT CTTCCAAATATGCGGGGTATATTAACTCGTTCCATATATGTAGCACG ATGGGTTCAGGATTCCCGGTTTCAATACAGTCATTGTCCAAAGCTGCAGATCACTACAATAAAGTGCACCTCAAGGCTTAA